tctcgtcacccgtgtggtccggtgacaggcggacaCCACTGACCTCGAAAGGGTTAAGccaacaggtgtgagggagtcgagcggatgctttccagacgtcgacattgtcataagagcggcccAGAGGGGCCAGGGAGCAGAAGGGGcgtctgggctagagattccgttacttcgcagaaacttagtgaaaacactttctggcaggctaccagcgaggcgtgggaatgacttgtgttcccaggcagtcttggcgggcaaattcccgcgttttctgcaaattcgtaactgtgattggcttgctcagggcatagctccgtgacgtagcaaaatcggcgcagaaattggcgccaagaatctccactgGTGGACTAGTAGTGCTTcgacaatagagtggaattttccgccggttttcgagttgctgattggaatgtttaaccatggccactgtcgtgaaggcgggaatgttctgtgttcggcatgtacaggtgctcttgagagagttggctctcacctttcggtcggagtaggttacaagactgagctctagctgctctggacagcctgctttccgttggctgtctaatatacttttatttaattgtaactgtttgacgaagtagctgaagtttcgacttcagcgTAACTTCCCGAGTACAGTTGGCAGTTGACTGTTTTGCGTAcaggcggcctatgttgtctgtcttgagcagttttggctaaagttgactgtatcggagttactgtgtgacttcgttcgttaaaatcaatcactgtactgtcagtgattgtgtggcgggccttcttcgtctccctcagaggcgcaattgtattgataggaagtctttagtctggaacaaccagaccaggataatttgtttctggcTATACTCGCgatattatcatcaccacgacgggacgtggAAGAACCAGCTATCGCTTCCGGTATGCCATATTGTGTccatgcagttaagaagacagcttggtaatgtatgtccgcaacatcggcagattagggaatttgcactgtgataatcagagctcagcagagcgcgcctgttcccgtcttttcttatgtggttctgtcttgggtgttcattgtctgagttctcactactgtagcagcaattaatgttgggttggctgggcgtttctcttaagatttgagttgcaagggattggctccacataccacttcgtcatagaTGTCATAATCtaatttatggacaacttcaccttcacagcatttatttgagtatccaatttgatccaatctgatgtattgtaaatgtttcatgtgttttgtttatgattttgagtttagtcataataaatcaaattgttattttgaacacaagtttcattctgttaatcggtagaacaACCCTTTTATTTCTCACTGCGTTACTgaaattttcctttatttaattagtgtctaccaaattaaattattgcaggtgccaaactcttttctactccacttgcagggtcgattacagtcagttcgcgtttcttcttaatccatgtgcaacagcaaaagtcgtagttagaataggggggggggggggggagcttagagcatcatttacatatgaagattctagaagaatttagtgttaaatacactgctagccccggcacctcgcaaagtgTTGCTTTCACACTAGCGAGCGGTAGAATGATGTCCGGTATTCACTtgcagtcttcatgtatttaagcaTTTCAGCTGCATCATCACAATATACCTTAAACAGCCGAAACACTATGACCACTGtacaccgcgacgttggatgccgcctggtggcaatGTGGGCACGTGATGCCGTAACAAAAGTTTATAAGCGGAGTAGACACGGGCGGGGGATCATGCtagcgaaggtatgggctgcaaatggggaaatccattcagataagtgactttgacgaagggcagattattattacgcagagcctgtgaacgagtttcTAAAAAACGATGAaactgatcgaatgttcacgtgatacagttgtgagcatctacggaaagatgcAAGAGGACggcgaaactaccactaggcgctaaatggctggacgtccacggctcctcacagaacttgggatttggaggcttgtctgctctgttaaGTATGATACTCGTAGACGGTGATCTGTGACTTCTcttctgaaagagcacaatgctggtgcacgcacaagtgtttcgaagcacatcgTTTATCAtacagtgttgaacatggagctccagagCAGACCATccgtacgtgttcacatgttgacccagcgacgTCGTCAGCTATGATTTCAGTGGGCAAAAGACTATCGAAATTATACAGCCGATCAGCGGAAAGGTGTTGTctctcgggtgaatcacatttttgctgcattagatcgatggtcgtctctagAAACGCCGACATTGAGGTGAACGATGGCTCGAAACCTGCAGCGCGCCTCggtcgcaggctggtgggagcattattacgctatgggagacattctcctgcgcttccaTAGgatctgcggtagtaatcgaagacacgctgacagttgtgAACCACCTATATCCCTTCATGCTTCTAGTGAGCCAGGACCTTGCTATAgtagtttgagaagcattatagtgatcTCACATTGaattctcggtgaccaaattcacctgatgtaaatcctgcggAACCCATCTGGGCTGCTATCGAGCGCGTAATAGCATAcgaaaatcagcggcccgttatttgcgcgaattacatgacctgtgccaagacatgtaatgccacatacctctacaaacctgTTACCAAACTGTCGGAACACTGATCCCCATAATCAGTAATATATTTCGtttcaaagatggacaaacaagctatgaagcaagcagtcgtaatgttttggctcatcagtgtacaccgGTGCACAAAGCTTAAGGGCGAAAGTAACCTTGACATGATGTatcgctgccaagtaacatactTCAATGAAACTTGAATTGTACATAGACAGAACTGCTACACTTTAAtacaggaggtaactgaaagaaatacgcagtcagACGAAAAGAATTGACACCTTTGTTCAACGAGAACAATTACACTTCAGCCACAACGATTCATGATGGTTGCTTGGACATGAAAAAAGCCAGTACAGGATTCTCCATAGGGTGCGCGTTAACCAAGATCGGAACTGCACACTACATAACCTGCTCCGTTGCTGGGCACAAGATTGTTGGGGATTCTTGTGTTAGGGCATACCATTCCTCTAGCAGCGCAGTTGGCGGCTGCTGTATGGTCGATGGTGCATGTCGATATGCTGCAACAGATCTCTCCAACGCAtttcacatgtgctcgatgggattaaAATCGAAGGAAAGGATGGGCTAgtacattcgccgaatatcctcaagATCCGACACCTGAGCTGTTCGATTCGATTGTGCACTGACTATCCTTAGAAAACAAGCCAGGAGCGAATctaccactgaaaagatgcataTGAGGAGAGAGTAGAGAAACACAATGACATTGACCAGTGAGTgtgccatgttcaaagatttgtagGTCAGAACACCCATGCAGCATCATGTTTCCCCACATCATAAAACCTGAATCTCCAAAACGATCATTTTGGACAGCATTTCTGTGTGCATTAAGTACCCTCATATTGTGACAATTGGGAACGTGCATACTTGTCATCCAAACACTCTTTAGTTAAGCAGTCTGTGAATCCCtaaatcatctacaaatttaatcacgtGTTAGCCCTGCTACACTCTATACTCATAACAAGTAAAGTTTTGTTATTTGCCATCAATCTTTGCATTACAACAGCAGTAcactattacaattaatttttggtgatttcattaaaaaattattggcATGTATTGATACATGTGAAACATTTAAATGAACTGAGTTTGCATTTACATTATatataatttctttttgtttttcttaactAATATTCGTATCTCGTTTCATCTAACATAATACTAAGATTAAGTTGTAAATGGGCAAAGCCAGGAATTCAATTAATAACTGAGATCAACTAGGATGAGTGTTATTCTTGTTTGAACAGAACTATGGCAGACGAGGAAGGAGCAGCACCAGAAGCGCCCCCACAGGGCGAAGCTGCACCATCTCCCAGCAAAATGGCACCACCACCATCTGCTAGCCAGGCTGCGGTACCGCCATCTGCTAGCAAAGCAGCTGTGCCACCCTCTGCTAGCCAAGCGGCAGTACCACCGTCTGCTAGTAAAGCTGTGGTACAACCATCTGCTAGTCAGGCAGTAGCACCATCTCCAAGCAAAGCGGAAGCAGAAACAGGACGGAAACCTAGTAGAGTAGAGGCTGCACCAACACCTAGCAAAGCAGAAGCTGCACCGACTCCCAGCAAAGTAGAAGCTGCGCCGACTCCCAGCAAAGTAGAAGCTGCGCCGACTCCCAGCAAAGTAGAGGCTGCACCGACTCCCAGCAAAGCAGAGGCAGCTGTTAAACCCAGCAAAGTGGTGAGTTACTTCTATACCTACCAGCAATAACACCTGCCACCATCATATCCAGGCATTCTGAAGAAAACTACTAGTTTATGTTTAGCAGCTGTTACCCATAGCTTTACTTGCATATAAATAGTTTTGCTGGGATATGTGATGCTAATTAAGTTACAGTATTTGTAATAACATCAGCTGTCCTCACATGTCTGCCTGTTCAGGTAAGCACAGCTCATGACAGGACCCATAATCTCCCCCTTCCCAAGCTGTCCCAGTGCATGATGTGTTGGTATGTACAGCACCACTGCCGAGTGGTGCAGCAGAGGGGTATCGGTAGGGGTGTGCACGTATGCATTCTGCTATTGGAGTAACTATGCATTATACAGTGTGTACATTATACAACAGATAGTGTCCAAGTATGGATTAATCATGATGAAGATAGTAAAAGCTTTGTATTCATTATTTTGAATGGTATCACATAACATGCATCAACCAGTGAAATCATCTTCACAAATGAAAAAGATCGAAAGTTAATGAGCCAAGAGCTtcatcaaagagtaaatattttcccctaattcatgtaaaattgttcaaatcaGTAAGTGTCTTGTACAGTAGCTTTCTCAAGTAGCCTATGTCCTTCTTCatagttcaagctatctccatcgATATCAGTTCAGCATGTTAGTCTTGAAAACGTAAGAAACAGAGTTACCatcacatttataatattagtttgaatttatttatttttattagatTGTGTTTTTACACATGCACTGCTCCCTAAATATAAGGACAGCATGTGTtacatagttattattattattgctacaattcacagcacattaaaaaaattactcctTTTATAAGTAGCTAATCCAAAACTGTATTTCACTACTTCactatttaaaaataagaaaaaagaatcAATGAAAATAAACTGATCTAGAGGAGGAAGGAAGATGAGAAGAAGAGTGTTAAGTGAGAAAATCAAGGTATTGACTATGTACAAACAAATGTTAAGAGTAATTGGTAGAGGTAATGGCAAACAAAGCAAAGGAAATTAGTGAGACACTGCAAGGAGTAGGTGGTGAATCTTcatgattttgtttttgttttaactgCATGTAATAAAGGCAATCCACCAATTTTCATCCACAACGCCAAATCTATCGCACTGCAGCACCCTAGGCACTCACTTTCAAACTCAGAAAACATGGCCTCTTTCATTCTGATACTGGTCTTCATGTTTTTGCCACGAAAGTTATCGTCCATAGCATATGACCGTGATCCACCTCTTTGTCCAACACTGCAGTCCCTGTTTTCCCCAGAGGGCACATCAATCTGAAACCATTTGTTCTCACAACTAGTATGTGTTCATGAAAAATCGTCCCAACAATTTCCCATGTGGCAGCAAACCCATGACACTACTAGATGTGTTTGTTGATATCTAGAAAGGGCATTGTTGTTTGGTCTATTTGTCACACTAAATCCAACTTAATCATCACAGTAGTCCCCAACAGCATCATCATCACAACTGTCCCCACTTTACTTTACTTATTTTGTTTTATATGTAACCAATATCAACACTATAAATGCTTTTCAATGATTTTGGCAGAAGCGCTagaaacacagatttttgtaacacGTAGTGAGTACTCTTAGTTGAGCTTGGTCACTCTAGTACACTGGAATGAAAGAAAACGCTATCCTGTGATGTGATGTCGTTTTTATGAACGTTGGGCTTTAAAAACACTTCAAAGTGCATTCAGGCTTGTAACTCGTTATGGCAGAGTACTACAAACTTTATCCTCAGAGTTGTAGAATCTTCTGTTGGAAAATAAAGCAAATCCTTTAGGGCATGGAGGAAGAAGGCGATAAAGTAGTCATCAGTAGGTCATGAGAAGTCAATAGTGCAAAAACCAGATGTAAAGTTACAGAAACGACAAGAAGTCACTGCAATCTGCATGACCTATACTACAACTATCTATTGTATGGGTAATTGAGAAGTTGTAAGTTCTACAAACTCAAACAGTAGCAAATACATATTTTTTGCCCAAAACGAACAAAATACACAGTCAAGATCTCTAATACTTACGATCCACACTGGAATTGTAAATCATCATCGCTAAATGCCTCAAGTGTTTGGTATCTCTCATTATAATCCACCGCTGACGTTTCTGACCACTAAAGTTAAAGTGTACCAGAGGACACCTCCAGAAAATATATATAATACGCATACTGTAATGAGATATGTAGTATGTCCCATCCTGTATTGCACAAGGATTCACTGAAGAGCTGTTTCATTCAGGTATTTTACTTTCCAAACACCCACAACAtctatgaaacaaaaatattgtgtaGTCAATGTGGTACATCACGCATTTATTATCTGATGTGGACAGATACAGCATTGTATTCACATATTGCACTTCAAAAATCGTGTTTCATCCTTTGTATTGAGGTGAAGTTGCATCTCTTAGAGATTATAACGCTTTACAGGCTTTCACTTCAACATTTCCAGTTATTTCTAACTTTTTGAAAACTTTAGATGCTAAAGTCAAAGATTTATCACGTTTTACTTCAATAAAAGGTACAGTATTACTTTTAAGAAATTTAACGTAGTTTTAATTAGTTTTGATATTTTTCTGCGCACTACATCTTTAGCATCTGAAATATTACACAAGAAATTCAGTGCATCATTACTTATTGACAAATTCTTCTGCTCTATTACTTTCTTCTGTATAAATTGATCAGTTTCTCACAAGGTTAGATAACTGACTAAGGGTCTCTAAATTGCCTTAGTTTGAGATAAATGGCAAGCATAGGGCTACCGATTTGGAAATAGCTGAAACAACTTATGGAAAAAGTTTACATGAAATTTACAGTACAGATGCAAAATTAATGTAGCCAATAGGTAAGTTAAAAATGTGAATAAGTATGTGTTACAGATGTTAAATAATAAATCTGTCTACATAGATGTAAGGGATTGAAGGATAAGAGGAACAGGATGTCTGTGTCTGAAACTAAATTGCGACAGAATAATAactaatttttgtttcattattttattccTACAAGCTTCTTACCTATGGATTCGACCATGCACATGTGTGCCACATATTTTGTTTGCACAGTCTCCTCTTCCCCACTCAATCTGTCTTTTTCCTCCTCCATTGCCATaggtccatctcctcccccctctttctgcccatatcctctttccctctctctatccattttcctcttccctctttctgtccatttcctctatctttctctctgtccatttcttcttcccttctctcttcctatctcctcctccctatctctctgtccacctccttttcCCCATATCATTTCCCATCTCATgcttccccctctctttgttcatctcctcatctctgttcatctcctttcaTAAACCCCCATTGCAATGAGAGCTAGGTGAAGCTTATCCCCACAGTACTTCAGATGAGACAGTGTTGTGTATAATAAGTCTGGTTGAAATCAATCTAAGGAATTAGGATGCcattagaacacacacacacacacacacacacacacacatatatatatatatatatatatatatatatatatatatatatatatatcctaaatATTTGTTCAGGGTTATTCAGGATTTTATATTTTAGAGTTTTAAGATTCATcacacatttctaattattaaataggtacaatatcacatttttttaaattttttagctcTTTTCTACTATTCTTTGAAAACAATATGTGAAATATTCACACATTTGTAGTTTCTAATTCTTCTTTTATGCTTTCATGCAGGGCAATTTCATCTCAGTTAACACATGGCAAGGGTGAATATCTCACATCATTATTTCAAAGTTTTTCTAACGCAAATAAATGTTGAATTACCACAAGACACCTCCCAAAACCTAAAATATTTTGACTTTCTGATGATTTGTTGAAACATCATAGACCTCTCTACATGAGGGAATTTATGTAAATGTCCTAACAAATGGGAACATCAAAGAAATTGTAATAAAAAACTACTATTGGTAGAAATCTGGAATTATTTTTACCAAAAACCTCATTTACAATATTATCACACATGGTTTATGCACTTCTGAGCTTTTATTCATCTTTAATTTAGAATAATAAACTACGAAAATTTGTCACTTTTAGCGAAATT
This genomic interval from Schistocerca serialis cubense isolate TAMUIC-IGC-003099 chromosome 8, iqSchSeri2.2, whole genome shotgun sequence contains the following:
- the LOC126416973 gene encoding skin secretory protein xP2-like, coding for MADEEGAAPEAPPQGEAAPSPSKMAPPPSASQAAVPPSASKAAVPPSASQAAVPPSASKAVVQPSASQAVAPSPSKAEAETGRKPSRVEAAPTPSKAEAAPTPSKVEAAPTPSKVEAAPTPSKVEAAPTPSKAEAAVKPSKVEAGVGETPSTEKEPQRKSRSKMSVTAGSRISVLGGQRPESLMRVRPASRAFQRSGSFISFRRSSLGFDKMKAMYENSYVLDPKKPFSSDRVSLLLHDLLEGEEMSYPERYDPDSARKLAHDVAAQLRAGIKDLAFDR